In one Candidatus Desulfarcum epimagneticum genomic region, the following are encoded:
- a CDS encoding AMP-dependent synthetase and ligase: protein MDSIWQKTKIATIASNIITDGNITCPYQDIPRIFAKIQTFLENKNIDFKCPVMLESRNSASCALLILYFLELGHSFLLVPESREKPSAPAFCKYIFSVNEKSLDNNLNPEQFLRILENKKYAGATLNDSAKLYLRTSGSTGKPKMAIHSHEKLIKNALNCLNRLNIKSDDRVAIPVPINHMFGLGAAFLPAIAAGASIDLQKRANLIRYLDREKKFNPNMAFMTPVFCESLLKGRREKRPYRLTVSAGDRLREKTFEGYQAMFGPLVQLYGSTEMGAISSTKPDDPFVVRRASVGKPMPGARIRIENSPANSSDRTKKEGDIFCFHEYGFDGYADERGNVASLPPPNGWFPAKDLGRIRRDGRLEVLGRADQSVNRHGLLVFLADVEKKSELIQGLSAAVAVPGKESARGRELILYCVAVPDSGITEKSVRNVCFDLLPKNAVPDKIIFLDDLPFLPNGKVDRQKLNRMATK from the coding sequence ATGGACAGTATTTGGCAAAAAACAAAAATCGCGACTATCGCGTCTAATATAATCACCGATGGCAATATCACATGCCCTTACCAGGATATCCCCAGAATCTTCGCCAAAATCCAAACTTTTTTAGAAAATAAAAATATTGATTTTAAATGTCCAGTGATGTTGGAATCTCGAAACTCCGCGTCTTGCGCGCTTCTCATCCTGTATTTTCTGGAACTCGGGCATTCTTTTTTGCTGGTTCCCGAAAGCCGGGAAAAACCGTCCGCCCCCGCTTTTTGCAAATATATTTTTTCTGTTAATGAGAAAAGTTTGGATAATAACTTAAATCCCGAACAATTCCTGCGTATATTGGAAAATAAAAAATATGCCGGCGCAACCCTGAATGATTCAGCAAAACTCTACCTGCGAACTTCAGGCAGCACGGGAAAGCCTAAAATGGCGATCCACTCCCACGAAAAACTAATCAAAAACGCTTTAAACTGTTTGAATCGTTTGAATATCAAAAGCGATGACAGAGTGGCGATCCCGGTTCCGATTAATCATATGTTCGGGCTGGGAGCCGCCTTTCTCCCGGCGATAGCCGCGGGCGCCTCCATTGATTTGCAAAAAAGGGCGAATCTGATCAGGTACCTGGACAGAGAAAAAAAATTCAACCCGAATATGGCGTTTATGACCCCGGTTTTCTGCGAATCCCTGCTGAAAGGCAGAAGAGAAAAGAGGCCCTACAGGCTGACCGTGTCGGCCGGAGACCGGTTAAGGGAAAAAACATTTGAAGGATACCAAGCCATGTTCGGCCCACTGGTCCAGCTCTACGGCAGCACGGAAATGGGGGCCATATCTTCGACAAAACCCGACGATCCCTTTGTCGTTCGGAGAGCGAGTGTGGGAAAACCCATGCCGGGCGCGCGAATACGCATTGAGAATTCCCCGGCAAACTCGTCTGACCGAACAAAAAAAGAGGGAGATATCTTCTGTTTTCATGAATACGGTTTCGATGGTTATGCCGACGAGCGCGGAAATGTGGCAAGTTTGCCTCCACCAAACGGCTGGTTTCCGGCAAAAGACCTCGGGAGAATCCGCAGGGACGGACGCCTGGAAGTTCTCGGGAGAGCGGATCAAAGCGTCAACAGACACGGTCTTCTCGTATTCCTGGCGGACGTTGAAAAAAAGTCTGAATTGATCCAAGGACTCAGCGCCGCCGTCGCGGTTCCGGGGAAAGAGAGCGCGCGGGGCAGGGAACTCATTCTCTATTGCGTCGCGGTCCCGGATTCCGGAATCACTGAAAAAAGTGTCCGAAACGTCTGTTTTGACCTGCTTCCCAAAAACGCGGTTCCCGATAAGATAATATTTTTGGATGACCTGCCTTTTCTGCCAAACGGCAAAGTGGACAGGCAGAAGTTAAATCGTATGGCGACAAAATAG
- a CDS encoding Acyl carrier protein: MSEAVIKKLKKIIAEELDVNLTADEIDENASLFEDGLGLDSIVIVELIALAEERFGFLLSEDELNPESFTSLRVFADVIASKSSDGRDLTITC, from the coding sequence ATGAGCGAGGCTGTCATTAAAAAACTGAAAAAAATAATAGCGGAAGAGTTGGATGTAAATCTTACGGCGGATGAGATAGATGAAAACGCCTCCCTGTTCGAGGACGGACTGGGGCTGGACTCCATTGTCATCGTGGAGCTGATCGCCCTGGCCGAGGAGCGCTTCGGTTTTTTGCTCTCGGAGGATGAGCTGAATCCCGAATCCTTTACCAGCCTCAGGGTTTTCGCGGACGTGATCGCCTCCAAAAGTTCGGACGGCAGGGATTTAACAATCACCTGCTAA